Genomic DNA from Melospiza georgiana isolate bMelGeo1 chromosome 3, bMelGeo1.pri, whole genome shotgun sequence:
ATGGTCCCATGAAAAAGCTTCCTTTCCCGATGGTTCTTCAGCTAGATGTACCCTGCAGGGAaatctgaaaaggagaaaaacgGCTATCTCACATCAGTGCACCAACAGGatggcacagagtcaaaacaGGTACCTGCTCTTATATCTTTCCTGAGACTGCAAAGGACACCTGAAAATTCTAATTACCTTGTGTTTCTCCTGAAAGAACTTCCAGAGGAAAGCCCAGCCACATCAAACTAAAGCCAGTAATTCCTAAAATCTGTGAACATGCATTTATTTTGGATGTAAAATCCACCCTTAAATATAAGAGCAGCCAAATTTATCAAAACTTTTGAGTTAAATCACTGCCATTCTCCTATATGTCTGGCATCCTGCAAGAACACTGAATTAGTTCATATAGAAATTAGACAGTTCCCCTTGTTTGTTGCTGTTTACTGTTTAGAACTTAGATACTGCAAACAGGCCTGTCCAAAAGGCAAGCATGTGAATTTGCTACcctctcctgcttttctttgcaaCTGAAATGCTATTTACAACAACTCTGCAAAAAACTCCAACAGATTATTGTGAAATGCTTGAGGAATTCAACATAAATTTGGTACCAAAGAAAGGTAAGTTTAAAGtgctttaatttaattttacagaTGTAACAGAGCACGGATTTAATTCGGTATTGctgatttgtattttaaataagcaCAGGCTTTCTGTTCTTAGAATTATTGCATCGTGTGCCATTTGCTCAGTACAGGCAGCATACAGCTACAGTCATTCATACAATCAACCTTGTCCAGCTGAGATGACTTTTGAAAATGTTAAACATCCCCTTAAGACACCTGAACGCATCTGGAAGTTCTGACTTGTGTGCCCAAGCGACTTCAGCCACGGAGTTATTCAGACTGGGATGCTGTGTGCCTTTGTCACAGCCCAACCACCCGGGAAGGAGCTGTTCCCTCCTTACCCGGCCCAACACTGGCACCCAGTGGCCAAGTGCCTTCGCAAACACCTCGGGAGAGTTTGTTTAACACCACTGGTTGTTTCACTACTGATGTTCAAAACGCTACCCACTATCTAAACTGTCTACAAAGCCTGAGACTGTCTCTGGTCAAGACCAGCTAGAGCTTGGATTATAGCACTGCACCCAAAATGCTGGACTGAAATCAGTCAGTCACACCCAAACAAGAGACAATATTACCATAGGGTCAAGCATGTCagcaaaattattcttttacaGAACTAGTGTGCCAcctgaagaaacaaaatattttatacgtctttttttaaagagctaCAGACTGTGAAAGGACTCTTGGACAAAAGAAAACTATCTTGCCCTTGATGATGCAGCTCCATTTTTCTAAAGGTCCTAATACTGAAGCCAATATCCGGGAGTGTGATACAGCACATCAAACAAACTGCACTTGAGCAATTTCCCAAGAATCAGTAGGCCCAACAAAGGATCCAGGCATTAAAATGCACTCACAAATCTCCATTCTAAGTTATTTTCCATCAGTAGCCACAAGGGGACAATGCTTCAAATTCTGGGCATTAACCAAACAGAAACACCCAGAGTGAGCCCAGATTCAGAGTCCAGAACTAAACTCTGAAAGATTCCATTTAACATTCTCCCCTGTAACACAGTGATACTGGTTTCAGATGACCAATTCAGTCTTTGCAAATAAATAAAGTCAAATGTCAGGACAGCAcatcagagaaataaaagagaagacAGGAAAAGCAAGCTATGAAGTGCAGAGAAGGCAGCATGAACAGAGCAAATGCTTTACTCACTAAATCAAGGCTGAACTGAAAGGATTATTAGAATAGTCTGTGAGCCTAAATTTTAATATCCCCCCATAGTTCAGCATAAGGGATTGTGTGAAGGGGATTAAACTTCCACTAGAATTAGCCTGATTGATAGATTAGGATGAGATGAAGGAAACTGACTTGTAACTTGAAGCTGCTTCCTCACCACGAACTGCTCTGGTTTCTAAAAAACACAACTTCTAACAAAGACAGCACCACAGTAGTTGAActtcttgaaaaaaatttaattggACAAATGTCCTCATAACACAGGTAAATTGTACATACAGATAACTTGCTTACACATGAACTGAATTAGTCCTTTCGTAACTGGACAGTTTGCTCTTTAATTCCATCTTTTGTGACAATGCAAATCTTTAGTGCATCCCCAGTGTACACATCTctctcagcagcagaaatgaagaCATCCTTAACCAGCTGCAAAGCCTTTTCCAGGGTCAGAGGTACATGCTCCACATTTTGCATGTTCTTGAAGCCGATCTATGAAAAGATAAAAGTGTATTTTATCCTTCTATGAAAATTGATTCAGTCTCTGCACTAGAATAAAAGATTTAgattaattaaaaagaagaaatggccAGTCTATTTTAAAAACCCTGAAGCTGAAAAAGTATTCCTCCAAATAGTTTACAGTTGAGACCTTTGCCAATACAGACACTCTTACAAAAATTACCTAGAAGCAGATCCAATATACAGCCAGCATAGCTCCTTCTGCTCATTCAGCATGTACAAGATCACAATGAACATTTGGATCTGATCTAATTCTTCATAAACTTCTCACAGGCTTGGCAGTACCAGAACTACATGTGAGTCTTTTTTTCTCTGGTCACTTGTAGTTAGGAACATTTCTTAAAAGCAAATATTCCCTGAGATACCTAGACTTCCAAACTAAGTCTATATTGGAGCATATCTGGTCCTACCAAACAGCATTAAGTTAGCTCATAAATATAAGCATCAACTTAACCATCAGaacaggaaaaggggaagaggCCCATGTTTTGCCTGAAACACATAAGCAATAAAACATTCTTTATGACAACTTGTTTTTTGCAGAATATATTTCCTTCAGttaataaagttaaaaaaaaggaaatattctaTTCCTTTCTCATCTGGTAAGAATCAAGAACTCTTACTGCTTTTCTAAGCACAAAAGCTGTGATGGCATCACATTCAAGTGACTAAATACCAACACCAATGTCAAAAACTTAAAATTAGTAAAATACGCTTTGGTATTTCTCCCATTCAATTATTAACAGCTTCAactaaatatgaaaatattcttCAAGTATTTCAGACAGATTTAGCTGAATAAGTTTCCAGCAGTTTTAAGTAAGGACACTCTTACTAAAAATGGTATCTGAGTTGTACAAAACTGAAGACTTAAACAAGGGTATGTTAAATGATAAAAAGTATGTATTAATTCTATCTTCTTAATTTGCTATTATTTCATACTAAGTAACAGGCATATTTATGTTATCAGCCAGGAAAAGTCCCAAAGCCCCTCCAAAGAACTTCTAGGATAAACATAACTCCGCagttaaaacatttcttttaaacaagCACTGCAAATACAAATAATGTATTAAAAACCTCAACAGATCCCAAAGCAAAACTTTGATTTCTCTTGAGAAAGTAAAGCCACATAATTTATAAATGTATGGATTATCAGGTCCTACCTGGGTAATAGATTTAAAACTTCTCTCAAAAGTAGTATTCTCCAGAAGTAAAGCTACCTTAATTTGAATGTCACAAATCTTTActgagataaagaaaaaatccaaaacaaaacaaaagccaacAAGCTATTTTACCTGGTTATCCAGCAAAGGCTGCAACATTGCACTTGCTGATCCACCTGCTTTGAAAGTATCTCTCTCATAGGAGCCCACTGGATCAAAGCTATAAACAGCTCccttccctgaaaaaaaaaaataaaataaattagtatGTAATTCAGAAAGCTGCCCAATACTGACAAGCATCTTCAACAAAACCAGCTCTCTGGATAAGCAGTATGTGGAACACTGCAGATCCCAGTAAACCTTTACCAAACAACACTGACTATGTTCAGATGATGCCTTTCACAGAAGACTCACTATGGCTGCAGCCTGGTACAATATCCAAggttattttcttcatttaagcCACAACCATGTTTCAACAGATGTTTCCTACACTACTTACCACAGAAAAAGTGTTGATGCAGAGTAATCAAAGCAGAAAGATGAGCTAGAGTGTAGTGCTGCACAAAGAGCCCCAGGGGTTCCAAGGCTAACACAAACAAGCAGCTCACACATCGTTCCTGAATGATACATTTCTTGAATTACCTCCAGAAAGCACACCTGGATGTCTCTGCATCAAACTCCCAGAACCAGGGATGATGCTCTGGTCTCCTGCACACTTCCCTCTGAAGCCAGAGCAGGTGGTGCAAAGTTTACTGGCTGGCACCAACATCAGAGGTGCAGACACACTGGAGCTCTGAAGCACCAGGGTTTGATGAGGACATGCCAGTCAGAATGCAGCTGCTGGCCAAGCCCAGCCCTTCTGTGCAGACAGGCTGCACACAATTCAATTAACTGGCCAGTGCCcttggcagcagagcacaggagctgAACAGCCCTGAGAAAGCCAGCCAAATCAACAATCAATCTTGCTGGACCCTAATTTAGTCCTTGCAAGCAAACCTGCACACTGATTCTTATCAGCTGCTACAACACCCTTATAATCTGAGATTTACCATTATGCAGGGCAGACTAATCCCCTGCCAGATCCCACAAATCACAGACATGTCTTAGCAAGACTGGGAGAGCAGTATAACTTACTGGTAAAAATAAACTGCATGGAATGGCTAAAAATTATCCAAACAAGACCACCTCTGAGCTCCTTCACAAAGCCAGACAACACAGTATTTCAGCTACTCAACCAAATCACTGGACAGGAACCCAGTAAGTTCTGCAAGGGCTGTACATTAAACTACAGCTTCTGGGTAGAAGTCATGATTTTCATTAGAGGTTAGTTAACATTTTGAAATAAGTTTGTAGAAACCTGTCTCTGGAGTAAGTCTTCATATTGAATAGTCTTTACCACACTCACAGGTTTGAGTGAAACATATACAATTTTACTGGTGACATCTACTTTAATGatgcaatttaaaaatccaacaaaacagCTGTAAAATTTTCCAGTCTAAAGTATTAATTATTTAACTTTAGAGATTTTATTTGTAATCAAATAATTATAACATAGCTTTTAGACCTtcagaaatggaaaatcaagTGACTAACAAAAACTAGGAAATGAGCCAGATACACAGTACGTATTCAATCTGTGTAAGTACCATAATGCCTAAAGGCAGGTGCTAGGAATAGCAACACAAACTTCGTTATTCAATCTTACACTGAGATGTAAAGGAATAACTATCCATGCACAGAAATGCAgcctcccttttctttttttctttttctgtttgaaatctTACCTTCTTCATCAAGTCCACCAATTATATTGTAAACATAGTAGGGAAAGAAACGTCGAGAGTACAGGATTGTAGACAGCATTGCTGCAATAGCCCCTGTAGTCATGGTCTTGTTGTTGGAATGCTTGTACATCTGCCAGTGGTAGAACACATCCAAGAGGAAAGTCAAACACTAAAGCTGACATTCAACCACAATTACATCTTCTGTAACCTCACTACATCATCTTCTTCATCAGAAGAATCTGATGCTAAGCAAAATTATTAACCAGCACAATTAGTGAAAACACGTTGGTCTAACAGGTAAAGCCTCTTTACAAGACAAACATTAACATATCTTCAAGTTTTTGTAATTAATAGGTGTTGCCTCATTTACAATATCCTTTCCAGCTCTTCCATTCTATAAATTTGTGGTGTCACACTTAATAAGAACACAGCACTGATTTTCCCTGCCAGATCTTTAACTTGCAAAACAGTTATGATAcaaacttggaaaaaaacagcagaagttatatttaaaacatatcatattatttgtattataatttataatattaaGAATCTAAGTTTCTAGATACAGTAAGATTCGTAGTTACCTTTAATCTGGCTTCAATAATTTTAGTAAGGGTAAGGCAGTCTCCATGGAAACCAGTGCATCCAATGACAGTTTGTTCTGTTCTGAAAAACATAACATTTTGTTGCAATTTTAGACTTAGCATGAACTACAGCAATTTCTTATACAGTAGGTTACTATGAAAACACCAAatgtattttcagttttttttccagagggcTGCATTAAGCTTGTACAATGGTTACGTGACATTTATGGCTTTGGTGGCCTCTGTCACCACAAACAGAAGTTATGTGGCTGCAGATGCACTACAGAAGCTTGGCTCTCTGCTcagttttgaaatgttttatgaACACTAACCATAGAAACACACCCTTGAAATTTTAATTCCAGGAATTAGAAAAGAGTCTAGAAACATTAACACACACCGACCAAACCAAAGCAGTCACTcagaaaaaatcttaaaacagtcttctctcagcctgtcaCTAGAATTACACAAAGTCATCACGAGCAGTATGTATCCTGCACCAGACTAATCTCCATCTAAACACTATCAGAGTCAAACATATAGTAGTAACAAGTTAGCCAGGAGAAACCAAGCTATTTTGATTTCATATCATcaatttagaaaaagaaacaataacccagacaaaaaaaaaaaaagtttctgtaGTTGATGACAGCCTACAAGGCAAGGACTTGCTGCAGTAAAATGAACACAAGTAATGTGTAGCTGTAAACTAAGGAGATGCTACCCAGGTGAGTTAAACTAAGCCTAAAATGAGCACAGAAAGTTCAATTATGGAACTACTCATAGGTTTACCTCCCTTAAAACAAACACCTCTCTAAATTGCCAGGTAATTAACCAGAGAAATACAGTATAACTTGTGTACCACCACCAGATCTCCTGACAAAGCAGAATGAGTTATCATAGAATTAGGTTTAGCTacagtaaatttttttctgattatcCAGCCAAAAAACTCCATGTTAAGGTTTGCATCACGTGAAAAATGTTCTGTTCTCATTTAACTTCAAGAGCATGAAATAAGAAATCTGGCTATATTTACAACATCACATCACATCCTACATTACAGCAAAGGTCACCACGACTCCAAAATCTACTTTGttactgtgcttttttttctaaGAATTCTACTTAAAGTAGGAGACAGGTGACATGGTCAGCAGtatattttccatctttttcaATCTTTGCAGATCTGGACTTACAGCTTGTAGCATTTGGGGCTGTCCCGGGAGTGAATGGAGTAGCCTTCACTCAGACGTGTGTCAGAGGCAACGATACAGAAGTCTTCTCCAGCAATCGCCAGCACAGTCCTTCAAAAAAGAGTATTGATCAATCATGGCCTTCAGCACAAGCATCTTCTCAGGCAACACAGAATCAAACTAGATAGCAATTCTACACCCAGACTCATGTTTTGTCAAGTATCTTACATTCCTTGCTATGTCTCCCACTATGCACATCCCTACATCTTCACTCTGTCTAGTGAAGAAGACACTAGACAGACTGAAGAAAATATATGCATGTGCCCCTCTACTCTGATTTAAACTGTATGGAAACTTAGTAAAACAGAGACTCTACACCAGGCAAGAACCAGATCCAATGGATGAGGTATTTTATATACCTGATAATAACTCATCCTTCTAAAACAAGCAAAGTACTGAGCAATAGTATCACTACACTAAAATAAATGTCACTTTTAAAATCTGGTGTTGTTACTTCCTAACAACTAGTACTGTGATCACCACAGGTGTACCACCATTAAGTAACAAATATGCCCTTTAAAAAGCAACAGTCatcataagaaaaaataaacctaCCTGGCCAGATCATGCCACCAACTCAAATGTGTAAAACATCACCTGCCTTTAAGAGTTACAGCAAGGTAGCATCCAACCCAGTAACACGTTTACTAGCAACATGGTAAAATGCAAAGGCCATAAACCAAAACACAAGAAATTCCacctcaacatgaggaagaacttcttaacattgagggtggcagagcactggaagaggctgcccaaGGAAGTCGTGGAGTGTTCCTCTCTGAAGACAttcaaaacccacctggacGCGTTCTGGTGTCACCTGCTCGAGGTTACCCTGCCTCAGCAGGGGGGTTGGACTGGGTGATCTCCAGAACACCCGTCCAGCCCTAACAACTCCGTGATTCTGTAATAGGACCATTGCCTGGGTTTCCAAAGCCATTATAAAGAAACAACCCTGCCGGTAACGAAAGATGCGTACTTTAAGACCAGTCGACGTTTAGGGAGCCCGAGTGTTGCAAAAGCCACACGGACAGGCAAGAACACCCTGAAAGGCTGCAAGGCCTCAAGGTAAGCCCgagcccagctcctccttgtGCTGCCGCTCTCTCCCTACAAAGAGGAGGCCGTGAGGGGAGATAAACCCGCACTGAGCACCGAGGAGAAGCAGGAGTAAGGCGAGGCAGCCCCGGCGCCGCTGTCCCCTGGGCCCGATGCCCCGGGCCAAGGGTGCCCTGTCCCGCCCGCTGCCCGCCCGGCCCTCACCCTCCGTTGAAGGTGTACGGCGAGAAGCGGTAGTGCTGCACGGGCGCCTCCAGCCCGTAGCCCGCCTCGGGCCGGGAGGGCCCGCATCCCGCGGTGGACAGCATCGCGGCCGCCGATCGCTGCTGTCTCACGGCGAAATGGCGGCACCGGAGGCGGAAGCGGAGCCGCtctgggagggcagggcagggcagcaccgCCTCCTCTCGGCTGCTCTGCCGGGCGGCGAGCGCCGGGGCCTGGCCGGAGGGCGGCAGGGCCGCAGTGGAGCGGAACCCGCCTGCGGCAGGGAGTGTGCCTGGGGCCCGGGGCAGCGCCTGGACAGGAGCCGGTGCCGGCGCTGCCCTGCGTGCTCGCTGGTGGGAACGCGCAGGCTGCTTAGTCGTGAGGCCATCACACACCGCTCGTGTTTGGGCAGCAGCGTGGCTCCTGCTCTGTAGGGGAGTGCGCCTTTGGAACCGCCGTGAAGAGCAGGAGTcgggaatcatagaatcatcgGGTGGTtggagtgggaagggaccttaaagatcatctagtcctgtcacgggcagggacacctttcactggaCCAAGGCGCTCAGAGCTCCGTCCTGCACTGAAcgctttcagggatggggcacccacaaaTTCCtggggcaacctgtgccagtatCGCACCACCCTCAAGCAAAGAACTTcctcctaatatccaatctaaaccatctctctttcagtttgaagccattcttCCTCGTCCTGTCACTCGTCCTGTCACTACACGCTcttgtgaaaagtccctctccaccTTTCTAGTAGGtcaccctgaagccttctcttaTCTAGGCTGAATAATCAAAATtatctcagcctttccttgtgCTCCTCTAAGCATCTTGGTGGCTCCTCTGGACTTGTTCCAACAGGTCCAGGCCTTTCATGAGCTGGACACAGTACTCCAGATGGGGTCTCACCAGGTCCTCGAGGTGGGCCACGGGGTGTGGTGCCAGGCACTGTGGCACAAGTGGAAACAagtgggaagggctgggataGAAGCTCGAAGAGGCACTAGGGGAGTACAGGGCGGGTACAGTGAGACACAGGAGACACGTGGTGCTCCTGAGAAGTGTGTTGCAGCGGCGGGACCCTGCTCGGGAACACGGCCGTGGAGGCTGCAGCCTCCATGGGCACTGTGCAGACACAGCAGCGagatctgcagcacagcagtgtgGAACTCTGTACAGCTTCAGTGTGAGGAACCACAGCTTCTGTGAGGGGCTGGTGCACTGCCAGGGACCCCCACAGATTAACAGGATCTGGAATGGACCACAGGGGGTCATCTGGGGCAACCtttctgctcaagcagggccatcCTAGAGTACCGGCAGAGGgttgtgtccagatggttcttgaaCATCTCtagtgagggagactccacaacctctcaggacaatctgttccagtgctcgatcacctgcacagtaaagaagttcttcctcatatccaggtggaacttcctgtgcatcagtatctgcccattgcctcttgtcctattgcttggcaccacCAAGATGAGCCTGGATGACTCCTCTTCACAACCACCCTTTAGATATTTATTCACATTTATGAGGCTCCCTTTCAGTCATCccttctcaaggctgaacaggcctcagcctttcctcataagtGGATGCTCCAAACCCTTAATTGTCTCTGTAGTCCTCTGCTGcatctgctccaggagctccatgtctctcctgtcctgaggagcccagaacagGACACAGCACTTCAGAtgtgcctcagcagggctgagtagaggggcaggattgacctgctggcaatgctcttcctaatTCTTCCAGGATAgcactggccttcttggccacaagggcactgctggctcatggacagccTGTTTGCACCAGGAgcccttctccacagagctgcctcccagcGGGCCggccccagcctgtgctggtgcatATGGTCACGCCGGTGCAGatgcaggacccagcacttgcCCTTATTGGATTTCCGAAGGTTCCTCCCCGCGAAGGCTCCTGTCCCGCTGGCGGCGGGAAGTGACGCGCCGGGCGCGCCGGTGGCGCGGGGGCGGGGCGCGGCCGGGCTCCGGCGGGCGCGGAGCGCGGCGGGAGCGGAACGAGCGCCAGGTACCGAGTGCCCGCCGCtcccccgcggccgccgctcgCCCCTGCCCGTGGCCGGGCCGCTGGGGCGCGATGGTGCGGGGCAGGCCGGGCCTGGAGGGCGGGGATGGTGCGCGGGCCGGGCTCGCTCCGCACTCCGGGGCGGCCTGAGCCGCGGCCGGGGGAGCGGGGAGGGACTCCCGTGGCGCGGAGGCGGCGGCCGCCTTTCTCTCCGCCGCCGCGGGcagggggcggcgggcgcgggaTGGGCGCGGGCAGCGGCGGGACCCTGCGAGGGCGGGCGGGGGCTgcgcgggccggggccgctg
This window encodes:
- the PSMB1 gene encoding proteasome subunit beta type-1 — its product is MLSTAGCGPSRPEAGYGLEAPVQHYRFSPYTFNGGTVLAIAGEDFCIVASDTRLSEGYSIHSRDSPKCYKLTEQTVIGCTGFHGDCLTLTKIIEARLKMYKHSNNKTMTTGAIAAMLSTILYSRRFFPYYVYNIIGGLDEEGKGAVYSFDPVGSYERDTFKAGGSASAMLQPLLDNQIGFKNMQNVEHVPLTLEKALQLVKDVFISAAERDVYTGDALKICIVTKDGIKEQTVQLRKD